A part of Podarcis raffonei isolate rPodRaf1 chromosome 12, rPodRaf1.pri, whole genome shotgun sequence genomic DNA contains:
- the LOC128398515 gene encoding chondroitin proteoglycan 4-like has product MLPKIAILSALALVLIIQEASLAPVTQEPTTGSSEGTTLESSKEPGGEESTEEPAGETSLGPSAGPSEEPSTQPAEEASGEASGEASGEASGEASGEASGEASGEASGEGSGEGSGEGGSHLIQLGTEASKEPTKEPSTEPTSEAAPEISVESGDFSLILPTEENHGDASKEPSTEPKPTAA; this is encoded by the exons ATGTTGCCCAAAATTGCAATTCTCTCAGCATTAGCTCTTGTTCTGATCATACAAG AGGCTTCTCTTGCCCCTGTGACCCAGGAACCAACCACAGGATCAAGCGAGGGGACAACGCTTGAGTCAAGCAAAGAACCAGGTGGCGAAGAAAGCACAGAAGAGCCGGCTGGTGAAACAAGCTTAGGACCAAGCGCAGGGCCAAGTGAGGAGCCCAGCACACAGCCAGCCGAAGAGGCGAGTGGCGAAGCAAGCGGAGAAGCCAGCGGAGAAGCCAGCGGGGAAGCCAGCGGAGAAGCCAGCGGAGAAGCCAGTGGAGAAGCCAGTGGAGAAGGAAGTGGGGAAGGAAGCGGAGAAGGAGGTTCACATCTTATTCAACTAGGCACAGAGGCAAGCAAAGAGCCAACCAAGGAGCCAAGTACAGAGCCAACTTCAGAGGCCGCCCCAGAGATCAGCGTAGAATCAGGAGATTTTTCACTTATCCTGCCAACTGAAGAAAACCATGGAGATGCAAGCAAAGAGCCAAGCACAGAGCCAAAACCAACTGCAGCGTAA